A stretch of Castanea sativa cultivar Marrone di Chiusa Pesio chromosome 2, ASM4071231v1 DNA encodes these proteins:
- the LOC142624718 gene encoding peptide methionine sulfoxide reductase B5-like, with translation MAAPEGSVPKTEEEWRAVLSPEQFRILREKGTELKGTGEYDKFYEEGIYNCAGCGTPLYKSTTKFNSGCGWPAFFEGYPGAITRTPDPDGRRTEITCTACGGHLGHVFKGEGFKTPTDERHCVNSVSIKFVPANSA, from the exons ATGGCTGCACCTGAAGGTTCGGTTCCGAAAACTGAGGAGGAGTGGAGGGCTGTTCTCTCTCCTGAGCAGTTTCGTATTCTTCGCGAGAAAGGGACAGA GCTGAAAGGCACTGGGGAATATGACAAGTTCTATGAAGAAGGGATTTACAACTGTGCTGGTTGTGGAACACCACTTTATAAGTCCACTACCAAATTTAACTCTGGCTGTGGTTGGCCTGCTTTCTTTGAGGGTTACCCTGGAGCCATAACTCGCACT CCGGACCCAGATGGGAGGAGAACTGAGATTACATGCACAGCTTGCGGTGGGCACTTGGGTCATGTTTTCAAGGGGGAGGGATTCAAAACTCCTACCGATGAACGCCACTGTGTCAACAGTGTTTCAATTAAGTTTGTTCCTGCAAACTCTGCGTGA
- the LOC142625955 gene encoding uncharacterized protein LOC142625955, whose translation MEQRVPQSEPRSQKASLHQSDADDDDENVKQLNECSSLYLSLQDCLIKSNRNWKSCQMEVQALKACNERRKK comes from the exons ATGGAGCAAAGGGTACCACAATCAGAGCCACGGTCCCAGAAGGCAAGTCTTCATCAGAGTGACgcagatgatgatgatgagaacGTGAAACAGCTCAATGAATGTTCTTCTCTCTACTTGTCCTTGCAg GATTGTCTTATTAAAAGTAATAGAAATTGGAAGTCTTGCCAGATGG AAGTTCAAGCTTTGAAGGCGTGCaatgaaagaaggaaaaaatga
- the LOC142624634 gene encoding putative E3 ubiquitin-protein ligase RF298 has product MASMVAKANCQVSSSVSIQEKGSRNKRKFRADPPLSGDPNKIILSPQNECPSYEFSAEKFDIAPGHGQLSACDLCCVNQNHSDGLKLDLGLSSAAGAAEFGPSRPREELEADEFQDADWSDLTEAELEELVLSNLDAIFKSAIKKIFACGYTEEVATKAVLRSGLCYGCKDTVSNIVDNALAFLRSGQEIDPSREHYFEDLQQLGKYVLAELVCVLREVRPFFSTGDAMWCLLICDMNVSHACAMDGDPLSSFVVDGASSGSSYNSTQIQSKTEIKSLELNLPSPSKQFNCSHSTQSEAPTVAGVPNIMKPKNSLVLNGLVSEKEGTTTTSDTIDKSFNAAGTSQSPAVEEKFGGSRKVHSGTTKREYILRQKSLHVEKHYRTYGSKGSSRGGKLSAFGGLILDKKLKSVSESAAVNLKSASLKINKPVVVDVPQVNGNHSLSANSGLPSSAASNLESVNTISALSKTNTLTTVAAVNSPPALPAPSTPPSLSAADTELSLSLPTKSDSAMVPSSCNAEPSNCSFAGIPYDKSLGQWVPRDKKDELILKLVPRVRDLQNQLQEWTEWANQKVMQAARRLGKEKAELKTLRQEKEEVERLKKEKQTLEENTMKKLSEMENALCKASGQVERANSAVRRLEVENAQLRQEMEAAILRAAESAASCEEVSKREKKTLMKFQSWEKQKTLFQEELSTEKRKVTQLLQELEQDKCLEEQLEAKWKKEEKGKEELLGQANSIRKEREQIEASTKSKEDMIKSKAEKNLQKYKDDIEKLEKEISQLRLKTDSSKIAALKRGIDGSYASRLTDIRNGLDHQNSWAPYISDVVRDFQDYSESGGVKRERECVMCLSEEMSVVFLPCAHQVVCTTCNELHEKQGMKDCPSCRSPIQRRISVRYARS; this is encoded by the exons ATGGCATCAATGGTTGCTAAAGCTAATTGTCAAGTGTCTTCTTCAGTTTCTATACAAGAAAAGGGGAGTAGGAATAAGAGGAAATTTCGGGCTGATCCACCTTTAAGTGGTGACCCAAATAAGATTATCTTGTCGCCTCAAAATGAATGCCCAAGTTATGAATTTTCAGCGGAGAAATTCGACATTGCCCCAGGTCATGGACAATTGAGTGCCTGTGATCTGTGTTGTGTTAACCAAAATCATTCTGATGGGTTGAAACTTGATCTTGGATTGTCTAGTGCTGCAGGTGCAGCTGAATTTGGGCCTAGCCGGCCTAGAGAAGAATTAGAGGCAGATGAATTCCAAGATGCTGATTGGAGTGATCTTACAGAAGCTGAACTTGAAGAACTTGTTTTAAGCAATTTAGACGCCATTTTCAAGagtgcaataaaaaaaatttttgctTGTGGTTACACTGAAGAAGTTGCTACAAAGGCTGTCTTAAGGTCTGGCCTTTGTTATGGGTGTAAAGACACAGTGTCAAATATAGTGGATAATGCTTTAGCATTTCTTAGAAGTGGCCAAGAAATTGATCCTTCAAGGGAGCACTATTTCGAGGATTTACAGCAGCTGGGGAAGTATGTATTGGCAGAATTGGTTTGTGTTCTTCGAGAGGTTAGGCCTTTCTTCAGCACAGGGGATGCAATGTGGTGCTTGTTAATTTGTGATATGAATGTTTCACATGCTTGTGCAATGGATGGAGATCCCTTGAGTAGTTTTGTGGTTGATGGGGCCTCAAGTGGGAGCTCCTATAATTCCACCCAAATTCAATCTAAAACAGAAATCAAAAGCTTGGAACTGAATCTTCCAAGTCCTTCTAAACAGTTTAATTGTTCTCATAGTACTCAATCCGAAGCACCCACCGTGGCAGGAGTTCCCAACATAATGAAACCAAAGAATTCCCTTGTTCTCAATGGACTAGTATCAGAGAAAGAGGGCACGACTACAACATCTGATACTATTGATAAATCCTTCAATGCTGCAGGAACGTCTCAATCTCCTGCAGTGGAAGAAAAGTTTGGGGGAAGTAGAAAGGTCCATTCTGGTACTACTAAGAGAGAATACATACTCCGACAAAAGTCACTTCATGTGGAGAAGCATTACCGGACATATGGATCTAAAGGGTCTTCAAGAGGAGGAAAGCTTAGTGCTTTTGGTGGTTTAATCTTGGATAAAAAATTGAAGTCTGTATCAGAATCTGCTGCAGTTAATCTCAAAAGTGCTTCCTTAAAGATAAACAAACCAGTGGTAGTTGATGTGCCTCAAGTCAATGGGAATCATAGTCTTTCAGCCAACTCTGGACTCCCTTCATCTGCAGCTTCAAACCTGGAAAGTGTTAATACCATTTCAGCATTGTCTAAGACCAACACTTTAACAACAGTAGCTGCAGTTAATTCTCCACCTGCATTACCTGCACCTAGTACACCACCTTCATTATCGGCTGCCGATACTGAACTTTCTCTTTCACTTCCTACTAAGAGTGACTCTGCTATGGTGCCCTCAAGCTGTAATGCTGAGCCATCTAATTGTAGTTTTGCTGGCATACCGTATGATAAATCTCTGGGGCAGTGGGTCCCCCGGGACAAGAAGGATGAGTTAATTTTGAAGCTGGTTCCGAGGGTTCGGGACCTGCAAAATCAGCTCCAGGAGTGGACAGAGTGGGCAAATCAGAAGGTTATGCAGGCTGCACGAAGGCTGGGTAAGGAAAAGGCTGAACTTAAAACTCTgagacaagaaaaagaagaagttgaacGGCTCAAGAAAGAGAAGCAGACTTTGGAAGAAAACACGATGAAGAAGCTATCTGAGATGGAGAATGCTTTGTGCAAGGCTAGTGGGCAGGTTGAGCGAGCTAACTCTGCTGTCCGAAGGCTTGAGGTGGAGAATGCTCAACTGAGGCAGGAGATGGAAGCTGCTATATTACGTGCTGCAGAGTCAGCTGCAAGCTGTGAGGAGGTTtccaagagagagaagaagacgCTGATGAAATTTCAGTCATGGGAGAAGCAAAAAACCTTGTTCCAGGAAGAACTTAGTACAGAAAAACGCAAAGTAACACAACTGCTACAGGAATTAGAGCAAGACAAATGTCTTGAAGAGCAACTTGAG GCTAAAtggaaaaaggaggaaaaaggGAAGGAAGAGCTACTTGGGCAGGCTAATTccataagaaaagaaagagaacaaaTTGAGGcgtcaacaaaatcaaaagagGATATGATTAAATCCAAAGCGGAAAAAAATCTGCAGAAATACAAAGATGACATTGAGAAGCTTGAAAAAGAAATCTCCCAATTGAGACTGAAGACTGATTCTTCAAAAATTGCTGCACTCAAGAGGGGCATTGATGGAAGCTATGCCAGCAGACTTACAGACATCAGAAATGGCCTAGATCACCAGAATTCCTGGGCCCCTTATATCTCAGATGTGGTGAGAGATTTTCAGGACTACTCTGAGTCAGGTGGTGTGAAACGGGAACGGGAGTGTGTGATGTGCCTTTCAGAGGAGATGTCTGTGGTTTTTCTTCCATGTGCTCACCAGGTGGTCTGTACAACATGCAATGAGCTCCACGAAAAACAGGGCATGAAGGATTGCCCTTCTTGTAGGAGCCCCATACAGCGGCGAATCTCTGTTCGTTATGCTCGTTCTTAA